In a genomic window of Drosophila takahashii strain IR98-3 E-12201 chromosome 3L, DtakHiC1v2, whole genome shotgun sequence:
- the GstO2 gene encoding pyrimidodiazepine synthase isoform X2 — protein sequence MALPQKHFKRGSTKPELPEDGVLRYFTMAFCPFSHRVHLLLAAKEIPHHKIYVDLIEKPEWYKEYSPLGKVPAVQLTGVEDQPTLVESLIIAEYLDQQYPQPRLFGQDSHRTLCPGGQCHLPRADL from the coding sequence GTTCCACCAAACCCGAGTTGCCCGAAGATGGCGTCCTGCGTTACTTCACCATGGCCTTCTGTCCCTTCAGCCACCGGGTTCATCTCCTGCTGGCAGCCAAGGAAATTCCGCATCACAAGATCTACGTGGATTTGATTGAGAAGCCGGAGTGGTACAAGGAGTACAGTCCACTGGGCAAAGTGCCCGCCGTGCAGCTGACGGGAGTGGAGGATCAGCCCACCCTCGTGGAATCCCTCATCATAGCCGAGTACCTGGATCAGCAATATCCTCAGCCACGACTCTTTGGACAAGATTCTCATCGAACGCTTTGCCCCGGTGGTCAGTGCCATTTACCCCGTGCTGACCTGTAA
- the se gene encoding pyrimidodiazepine synthase isoform X2, which translates to MSNGRHLAKGSPTPDVPEDGILRLYSMRFCPFAQRVHLVLDAKQIPYHSIYINLTEKPEWLLDKNPQGKVPALEIVREPGPPVLTESLLICEYLDEQYPLRPLYPRDPLKKVQDKLLIERFGAVLGAFFKASDGGELEPFWSGLDIYERELSRRGTDFFGGEQTGILDYMIWPWCERLELLKLQRGEEYNYDEERFPQLTLWLERMKRDPAVMAFYMEAEVQAEFLRTRSLGQPNYNLLVKDA; encoded by the exons ATGAGCAACGGCAGGCATTTGGCTAAAG GCTCACCCACGCCGGATGTGCCCGAGGATGGCATCCTGCGGCTGTACTCCATGCGCTTCTGTCCCTTCGCCCAGCGCGTGCATCTGGTGCTGGACGCCAAGCAGATCCCGTACCACAGCATCTACATCAATCTCACAGAGAAGCCGGAGTGGCTGCTGGACAAGAATCCGCAGGGCAAGGTGCCGGCTCTGGAAATTGTCCGTGAACCAGGACCACCTGTGCTCACGGAGTCGCTGTTGATCTGCGAGTATCTGGACGAGCAGTATCCACTGCGGCCGCTTTATCCACGCGATCCGCTCAAGAAGGTGCAGGATAAGCTGCTGATCGAGCGATTCGGAGCGGTGCTGGGTGCCTTCTTCAAGGCCTCCGATGGCGGCGAACTGGAGCCCTTCTGGAGCGGCCTGGACATCTACGAAAGGGAGCTGAGTCGTCGCGGCACGGATTTCTTTGGCGGCGAGCAGACGGGCATTCTGGACTACATGATTTGGCCCTGGTGCGAGCGTCTCGAGCTGCTCAAGTTGCAGCGGGGAGAGGAGTATAACTACGACGAGGAGCGCTTCCCGCAGCTG ACTCTGTGGCTGGAGCGCATGAAACGGGATCCGGCTGTGATGGCCTTCTACATGGAGGCCGAGGTCCAAGCGGAGTTCCTTCGCACTCGCAGCTTGGGTCAGCCGAACTACAATCTGCTGGTCAAGGATGCCTAA
- the se gene encoding pyrimidodiazepine synthase isoform X1 translates to MSNGRHLAKGGWNPQLQISMDINESSPGTGSPTPDVPEDGILRLYSMRFCPFAQRVHLVLDAKQIPYHSIYINLTEKPEWLLDKNPQGKVPALEIVREPGPPVLTESLLICEYLDEQYPLRPLYPRDPLKKVQDKLLIERFGAVLGAFFKASDGGELEPFWSGLDIYERELSRRGTDFFGGEQTGILDYMIWPWCERLELLKLQRGEEYNYDEERFPQLTLWLERMKRDPAVMAFYMEAEVQAEFLRTRSLGQPNYNLLVKDA, encoded by the exons ATGAGCAACGGCAGGCATTTGGCTAAAGGTGGGTGGAACCCTCAACTCCAGATATCCATGGATATTAATGAATCTTCCCCTGGCACAGGCTCACCCACGCCGGATGTGCCCGAGGATGGCATCCTGCGGCTGTACTCCATGCGCTTCTGTCCCTTCGCCCAGCGCGTGCATCTGGTGCTGGACGCCAAGCAGATCCCGTACCACAGCATCTACATCAATCTCACAGAGAAGCCGGAGTGGCTGCTGGACAAGAATCCGCAGGGCAAGGTGCCGGCTCTGGAAATTGTCCGTGAACCAGGACCACCTGTGCTCACGGAGTCGCTGTTGATCTGCGAGTATCTGGACGAGCAGTATCCACTGCGGCCGCTTTATCCACGCGATCCGCTCAAGAAGGTGCAGGATAAGCTGCTGATCGAGCGATTCGGAGCGGTGCTGGGTGCCTTCTTCAAGGCCTCCGATGGCGGCGAACTGGAGCCCTTCTGGAGCGGCCTGGACATCTACGAAAGGGAGCTGAGTCGTCGCGGCACGGATTTCTTTGGCGGCGAGCAGACGGGCATTCTGGACTACATGATTTGGCCCTGGTGCGAGCGTCTCGAGCTGCTCAAGTTGCAGCGGGGAGAGGAGTATAACTACGACGAGGAGCGCTTCCCGCAGCTG ACTCTGTGGCTGGAGCGCATGAAACGGGATCCGGCTGTGATGGCCTTCTACATGGAGGCCGAGGTCCAAGCGGAGTTCCTTCGCACTCGCAGCTTGGGTCAGCCGAACTACAATCTGCTGGTCAAGGATGCCTAA